In Triticum aestivum cultivar Chinese Spring chromosome 5B, IWGSC CS RefSeq v2.1, whole genome shotgun sequence, the following proteins share a genomic window:
- the LOC123113020 gene encoding HMG1/2-like protein, translating to MKAKAGSRAGDSRLTVKKSKAEKDPNKPKRPPSAFFVFMDTFRKEYKEKHPDVKQVSVVGKAGGEKWKSLSDAEKAPYTAKAEKLKAEYTKKINAYNNPQAGEASGDSDKSKSEVNDEDSEGDE from the exons ATGAAGGCCAAGGCGGGCTCCCGCGCCGGCGACTCCAG GCTCACGGTGAAGAAGAGCAAGGCCGAGAAGGACCCCAACAAGCCCAAGCGCCCCCCGAGCGCCTTCTTCGTCTTCAT GGACACCTTCAGGAAGGAGTACAAGGAGAAGCACCCCGACGTTAAGCAGGTGTCCGTG GTTGGCAAGGCCGGTGGTGAGAAGTGGAAGTCCCTGAGCGATGCT GAGAAGGCTCCCTACACTGCCAAGGCCGAGAAGCTCAAGGCCGAGTACACCAAGAAGATCAACGCCTACAACAACCCACAG GCAGGAGAGGCGTCCGGCGACTCTGACAAGTCCAAGTCCGAGGTGAACGACGAGGACAGCGAG GGCGACGAGTGA